Proteins encoded by one window of Erwinia pyrifoliae DSM 12163:
- a CDS encoding methyl-accepting chemotaxis protein encodes MFTRMKVVTSLILVLLIFGMLQLVSGGLFFKALTQDKENFALSDLSSENVTQFTDAWIALNQTRIVLNRGMLRIQSDAANAGSNASLAELSVRAKQLLATAKTYYATYKVTPDMPGFDPKVTKELDDAYLNYSSALQTMTQQMDNRQLDAMFRQNIEQKQMATQVAYTKWRDLMNQMVKDGAKQSQQAYDHMLWAIAGLLTLVVMLIVLCWFVLRNILIRPLQATIAHISRIAEGDLTHSIEVNGDNEMAQLAGSVKNMQQALVKTVSVVRDGSDAIYTGASEISSGNNDLSARTEQQAASLEQTAASMEQLTATVKQNAENARQASKLALTASETAHKGGKVVDGVVKTMSDIAGSSKKIADITSVIDGIAFQTNILALNAAVEAARAGEQGRGFAVVAGEVRNLAQRSAQAAKEIKGLIDDSVARVDSGSALVGTAGETMTDIVNAVTRVTDIMGEIASASDEQSRGIDQVGEAVNEMDRVTQQNAALVEQSASASASLEDQASRLKQAVAVFRITQQHRPAAPALKRPVLSQAAMPERSSPALSDSNWETF; translated from the coding sequence ATGTTCACGCGTATGAAAGTCGTCACCAGCCTGATCCTCGTTCTGTTGATCTTCGGCATGTTACAGCTGGTGTCGGGCGGCCTGTTTTTTAAAGCGCTAACCCAGGACAAAGAAAATTTTGCGTTATCGGACCTGTCCAGTGAAAACGTCACCCAGTTTACCGACGCGTGGATTGCGCTCAACCAGACGCGCATTGTGCTGAACCGTGGCATGTTGCGTATACAAAGTGATGCCGCCAACGCGGGCAGCAACGCCTCGCTGGCGGAGTTAAGCGTGCGGGCGAAACAGCTGTTGGCTACTGCCAAGACCTACTACGCTACCTACAAAGTAACGCCGGACATGCCTGGTTTCGATCCCAAGGTGACGAAAGAGCTGGATGACGCTTATCTGAATTACAGCAGCGCGCTGCAAACCATGACGCAGCAGATGGATAACAGACAGCTGGATGCCATGTTCAGGCAAAATATCGAACAGAAGCAGATGGCGACGCAAGTTGCTTATACCAAATGGCGCGACTTGATGAATCAGATGGTAAAGGACGGGGCTAAACAGAGCCAGCAGGCCTATGATCATATGCTGTGGGCGATCGCCGGCCTGCTGACGCTGGTAGTAATGCTTATCGTGCTGTGCTGGTTTGTTCTGCGCAATATTCTTATCCGCCCGCTGCAGGCGACAATTGCGCATATCAGCCGTATTGCCGAAGGCGATCTGACGCACAGCATTGAAGTAAACGGTGATAACGAAATGGCACAGCTTGCGGGCAGCGTGAAGAATATGCAGCAGGCGCTGGTCAAAACCGTCAGCGTGGTGCGCGATGGTTCCGATGCAATTTATACCGGCGCCAGCGAAATATCTTCAGGTAATAACGATCTTTCGGCGAGAACTGAACAGCAGGCCGCCTCGCTGGAACAGACCGCAGCCAGTATGGAGCAGCTGACCGCCACGGTAAAACAGAACGCCGAAAATGCGCGTCAGGCATCAAAACTGGCGTTGACGGCATCAGAAACGGCGCATAAGGGCGGCAAAGTGGTGGATGGCGTGGTGAAAACCATGAGCGATATTGCCGGTAGCTCGAAGAAAATTGCGGATATTACCAGCGTTATCGACGGCATCGCCTTCCAGACCAATATCCTGGCGTTGAACGCGGCGGTAGAAGCGGCACGAGCGGGTGAGCAGGGACGAGGTTTTGCCGTGGTGGCGGGAGAAGTGCGTAACCTGGCGCAGCGCAGCGCTCAGGCGGCGAAGGAAATCAAAGGCTTGATCGATGACTCCGTGGCGCGTGTTGACAGCGGATCCGCGCTGGTAGGCACCGCCGGTGAGACGATGACCGATATCGTCAATGCGGTCACCCGCGTCACCGATATTATGGGTGAAATTGCTTCCGCCAGCGATGAACAGAGCCGGGGCATCGACCAGGTGGGAGAGGCGGTAAACGAAATGGACCGCGTCACCCAGCAGAACGCGGCGCTGGTGGAACAGTCAGCGTCGGCATCGGCATCGCTGGAGGATCAGGCCAGCAGACTGAAACAGGCGGTAGCGGTGTTCCGCATCACGCAGCAGCACCGCCCGGCTGCCCCCGCGCTGAAGCGTCCTGTGCTGAGCCAGGCGGCCATGCCCGAACGCTCGTCGCCCGCGCTCAGTGACAGCAACTGGGAAACTTTCTAA
- a CDS encoding methyl-accepting chemotaxis protein, whose translation MFKHMKVVTSLILVLVFFCFLQLTAGGLFFQSLKGVKDNFAVSQTLRQQQTELNNTFNALVQTRTAMSLAAHRFRLDMDRKGAGNSVDEFLAVAQRQLILAEKSYQRWDSSLSELSKNSDEAREMEKGYVALHGALAELHQFIKVGKLSDYYAQPTQAFLDAFTGSYTAWQQKRDALMDAGAEENLHAWHRSIWILGSVLVVALLMSFGVWLGTRHILLRPLRTSIDHISAIASGDLTRQITVDGHNEMAQLAARLQYMQSELVRTVGAVRDGSDAILTGASEIAAGNNELSSRTEQQAAALGQTAASMEQLTATVKQNAENACQASQLALSASQTALKGGKVVDSVVKTMNEIASSSKKIADITGVIDSIAFQTNILSLNAAVEAARAGEQGRGFAVVAGEVRSLAQRSAQAAKEIKELIEDSVERVDTGSVLVESAGETMNDIVNSVTRVTDIMGEIASASEEQSRGIDQVGAAVSEMDRVTQQNAALVEESASAAASLEEQAARLTQSVAAFSIRLPHNTADAVAKRPAQGATATAEPANDDTHWETF comes from the coding sequence ATGTTTAAGCACATGAAGGTTGTTACCAGCTTGATTCTGGTGCTGGTGTTTTTTTGTTTTTTGCAATTGACCGCTGGCGGTCTTTTCTTCCAGTCCTTGAAAGGCGTTAAAGATAACTTCGCCGTATCTCAAACGCTACGACAGCAGCAAACCGAACTGAATAACACATTCAATGCGCTGGTTCAGACGCGAACCGCCATGAGTCTTGCCGCTCATCGTTTCAGGTTAGATATGGATCGAAAGGGTGCCGGCAATAGCGTTGATGAATTTCTGGCGGTGGCGCAGAGGCAGCTGATCCTTGCTGAAAAAAGCTATCAGCGCTGGGATTCATCTTTGTCCGAATTGAGTAAAAACTCAGACGAGGCGCGGGAAATGGAGAAAGGCTACGTCGCACTACATGGTGCGCTGGCTGAACTTCATCAGTTCATCAAAGTAGGTAAACTCAGCGATTATTATGCTCAGCCCACCCAGGCCTTTCTGGACGCTTTTACCGGGTCATACACGGCCTGGCAGCAGAAAAGAGATGCCCTGATGGATGCCGGAGCTGAAGAAAATCTGCATGCCTGGCACAGGTCAATTTGGATCCTGGGCAGCGTGCTGGTGGTGGCGTTGCTAATGAGCTTCGGCGTGTGGCTCGGAACACGTCATATTTTGCTGCGGCCGCTACGTACCAGTATTGACCATATTAGTGCTATCGCCAGCGGTGATTTAACCCGGCAGATAACCGTCGACGGGCATAACGAAATGGCCCAGCTGGCCGCCAGACTGCAATATATGCAGTCTGAACTGGTACGTACCGTCGGCGCGGTGCGCGACGGTTCCGATGCCATTCTGACCGGTGCCAGTGAAATTGCCGCCGGTAACAATGAGCTGTCATCCCGCACCGAGCAGCAGGCCGCCGCGCTGGGTCAGACCGCTGCCAGCATGGAGCAACTCACCGCCACGGTGAAGCAGAACGCTGAAAATGCCTGCCAGGCGTCACAGCTGGCGCTCAGCGCTTCTCAAACGGCGCTGAAGGGCGGCAAGGTCGTGGACAGCGTGGTGAAGACCATGAATGAGATTGCCAGTAGTTCAAAAAAGATCGCCGATATCACTGGCGTGATCGACAGTATTGCCTTTCAGACCAATATTCTGTCGCTGAATGCGGCGGTGGAGGCAGCGCGCGCCGGTGAGCAGGGACGCGGCTTCGCCGTGGTGGCCGGAGAGGTGCGCAGCCTCGCCCAGCGTAGCGCACAGGCGGCTAAGGAAATCAAAGAGCTGATCGAAGACTCCGTGGAACGCGTTGATACCGGATCGGTACTGGTGGAAAGTGCCGGGGAAACCATGAACGATATCGTTAATTCGGTGACCCGCGTCACCGATATCATGGGTGAAATTGCCTCGGCCTCTGAAGAACAGAGCCGTGGAATCGATCAGGTTGGCGCTGCCGTCAGCGAAATGGACCGCGTTACCCAGCAGAACGCCGCGCTGGTGGAAGAATCCGCTTCGGCGGCGGCCTCGCTGGAAGAGCAGGCCGCCCGCCTGACGCAGTCGGTGGCGGCTTTCAGCATCAGGTTGCCGCACAATACTGCCGATGCGGTGGCGAAGCGGCCAGCGCAGGGTGCAACGGCAACGGCTGAACCGGCGAACGATGACACGCACTGGGAAACCTTTTAA
- a CDS encoding methyl-accepting chemotaxis protein has product MFKRMKVVTSLALVLVLFGSLQLISGGLFLYSLNGDKKNFTLTQQIRCEQTNLTSTWVALVQTRITLNRAATRYMQDEKGQGNGPTVDELLALAKTQLNVAGQQFAAFMQVQPAEAVTQPHVKGVNERYVILHDALSELTRMLTNRDLKGSVDQPTTDFQNDFEKAYDCWLEYAGRLLNEGSEENNNAYQRAIWVMLTILLISLAILAAVWAGIHHILLRPLQQSIEHIRQIASGDLTQANALQGHNEMAQLAASLQHMQDELARTVGVVRDGSDTILTSASEIAAGNSDLSSRTEQQAAALGQTAASMEQLTATVKQNAENAIKASQLVLNASETALKGGKVVDGMVKTMSEIADSSKKIADITGMIDSIAFQTNILSLNAAVEAARAGEQGRGFAVVAGEVRSLAQRSAQAAKEIKGLIEDSVSRIDTGSVLVESAGETMSDIVNSVTRVTDIMAEIASASDEQSRGIDQVGTAVSEMDRVTQHNAALVEQSASASASLEDQAXRLKQAVAVFRITQQPAVASSELKHPTIAPMATGVRPTPADRDSNWETF; this is encoded by the coding sequence ATGTTTAAGCGTATGAAAGTCGTGACCAGCCTGGCACTGGTTTTAGTTTTATTCGGCTCACTACAGCTGATTTCAGGCGGTCTGTTCCTGTATTCACTGAATGGTGACAAGAAAAACTTCACGCTGACACAACAGATCCGCTGCGAACAGACAAATCTTACCTCTACATGGGTGGCGCTGGTGCAAACGCGTATTACCCTCAACCGGGCAGCAACGCGTTACATGCAGGACGAAAAAGGTCAGGGAAACGGTCCCACTGTCGATGAACTGCTTGCACTGGCGAAAACCCAGCTGAACGTTGCCGGGCAGCAGTTTGCCGCATTTATGCAAGTGCAACCGGCGGAAGCGGTTACCCAGCCACACGTTAAGGGAGTCAACGAACGCTATGTCATTCTGCACGATGCGTTAAGCGAGCTGACGCGGATGCTGACCAACAGGGACCTTAAAGGTAGTGTTGACCAGCCGACCACGGATTTCCAGAATGACTTTGAAAAGGCCTATGATTGCTGGCTGGAATACGCCGGTCGACTGCTGAATGAGGGTTCTGAAGAGAACAATAACGCTTATCAGCGCGCTATCTGGGTGATGTTGACTATCCTGCTAATATCGCTGGCAATTCTTGCGGCGGTATGGGCAGGAATCCATCACATTCTGCTACGTCCGTTGCAGCAAAGTATTGAACACATCCGTCAGATCGCCAGCGGCGATCTGACTCAGGCGAACGCATTGCAGGGACATAACGAAATGGCGCAGCTGGCCGCCAGTTTGCAACATATGCAGGATGAACTGGCACGAACCGTCGGCGTGGTGCGCGACGGTTCTGATACCATCCTGACCAGCGCCAGTGAAATTGCCGCCGGAAACAGTGACCTGTCGTCCCGTACCGAACAGCAGGCTGCTGCGCTGGGCCAGACCGCTGCCAGCATGGAGCAACTCACCGCCACGGTGAAGCAGAACGCCGAAAATGCCATTAAGGCGAGTCAGCTGGTGCTCAACGCCTCTGAAACCGCCCTGAAAGGGGGCAAAGTGGTGGATGGCATGGTGAAAACCATGAGCGAGATTGCCGACAGTTCAAAAAAAATCGCCGATATTACCGGCATGATCGACAGTATTGCCTTTCAGACCAATATTCTGTCGCTGAATGCGGCAGTCGAGGCAGCGCGCGCCGGTGAGCAGGGGCGCGGCTTCGCCGTGGTGGCCGGGGAGGTGCGCAGCCTCGCCCAGCGTAGCGCACAGGCGGCGAAGGAAATTAAAGGGCTGATCGAAGACTCCGTGTCGCGTATTGATACCGGATCGGTACTGGTGGAAAGCGCCGGGGAAACCATGAGCGATATCGTTAATTCGGTGACGCGTGTGACCGACATTATGGCAGAGATCGCTTCCGCTTCCGATGAGCAAAGCCGTGGAATCGATCAGGTTGGCACTGCCGTGAGCGAAATGGACCGCGTCACCCAGCACAACGCCGCGCTGGTGGAACAGTCAGCGTCGGCATCGGCATCGCTGGAGGATCAGGCCNGCAGACTGAAACAGGCGGTAGCGGTGTTCCGCATCACGCAGCAGCCCGCCGTTGCCAGCAGCGAGCTGAAGCACCCGACGATCGCCCCGATGGCAACAGGGGTACGGCCGACACCCGCAGATCGTGACAGCAACTGGGAAACGTTCTGA
- a CDS encoding methyl-accepting chemotaxis protein has translation MFTRMKVVTSLILVLVFLGSLQLITGGLFCHSLQGDKNNFAISQQLRLQQSALNQSWNALMQARNSLSRSGIRYMLDANRMGSGDTVKQLLDAAQDRLSLADKNYRLWQSHLSAAGKASANVQAVQKNYTVLHDALSGLIPLMNKGKITEFFGQPIQSYQNDFSKAYDAWLAKNDALAAQGAADNLHAYRQAIWFIVLVLVVTLLVISGVWSAMHRILLLPLQTSIDHIRHIARGDLTRRITVQGHNEMAQLAASLQHMQDELARTVSAVRNGSDAIFNGVGEIAAGNTDLSSRTGQQAAALQQTAASMEQLTATVKQNAENARQASRLALSASETALKGGKVVDGVVKTMSEIAGSSQQIADITSVIDGIAFQTNILALNAAVEAARAGEQGRGFAVVAGEVRNLAQRSAQAAREIKGLIDDSVARIDTGSVLVESAGETMSEIVNAVTRVTDIMGEIASASGEQSRGIDLVGAAVSEMDRVTQQNAALVEQSAAAAALLEKQSGGLKQAMAVFQIGKENLTAAVNNSGVPLSSRLSPVATAKKAEPKAAGPDENWETF, from the coding sequence ATGTTTACGCGCATGAAGGTTGTTACCAGCCTTATTCTGGTGCTGGTATTTTTAGGTTCATTACAGTTAATCACCGGTGGCTTGTTCTGCCACTCGCTGCAAGGCGACAAAAATAATTTTGCCATATCACAACAGTTGCGCCTGCAACAATCTGCGCTTAACCAGTCATGGAACGCCCTGATGCAGGCGCGGAATAGCCTCAGTCGCTCCGGCATCCGCTATATGCTGGATGCCAACCGCATGGGCAGTGGCGACACGGTTAAACAGTTGCTTGACGCAGCACAGGATCGGTTAAGCCTTGCAGATAAAAACTACCGGCTGTGGCAATCGCATTTGTCTGCGGCTGGTAAAGCCTCGGCCAACGTCCAGGCGGTACAGAAAAACTATACCGTACTGCATGATGCACTGAGCGGACTTATCCCCCTGATGAATAAAGGTAAAATTACCGAGTTCTTTGGTCAACCGATCCAGAGCTATCAAAACGATTTCAGCAAAGCCTATGACGCCTGGCTGGCAAAAAATGACGCGCTGGCCGCTCAGGGCGCGGCAGACAACCTGCACGCTTACCGGCAGGCGATCTGGTTTATTGTGCTGGTGCTGGTGGTCACGCTGCTGGTGATTTCAGGCGTCTGGAGCGCCATGCATCGCATTCTGCTACTGCCGCTCCAGACCAGTATTGACCATATTCGCCATATTGCCCGTGGTGATTTAACCCGGCGGATAACCGTTCAGGGGCATAATGAAATGGCGCAGCTGGCTGCCAGCCTGCAGCACATGCAGGATGAACTGGCGCGCACCGTCAGCGCGGTACGCAACGGTTCCGATGCCATCTTTAACGGCGTCGGCGAAATCGCCGCCGGCAATACTGACCTGTCATCCCGCACCGGACAGCAGGCCGCCGCGCTGCAGCAGACCGCTGCCAGCATGGAACAGCTGACGGCAACCGTTAAGCAGAACGCCGAAAATGCCCGCCAGGCGTCGCGGCTGGCGCTCAGCGCCTCGGAAACCGCGCTGAAAGGGGGCAAGGTGGTGGATGGCGTGGTGAAAACCATGAGCGAGATTGCCGGAAGCTCTCAGCAAATTGCCGATATTACCAGCGTCATCGACGGTATCGCCTTCCAGACCAATATTCTGGCGCTCAATGCGGCGGTAGAGGCGGCGCGTGCCGGCGAGCAGGGGCGCGGTTTTGCCGTGGTGGCAGGAGAAGTGCGTAACCTGGCGCAGCGCAGCGCGCAGGCTGCCAGGGAAATTAAAGGGTTGATCGATGACTCCGTGGCGCGCATTGACACCGGATCGGTGCTGGTGGAAAGCGCCGGGGAAACCATGAGCGAAATCGTCAACGCCGTTACGCGCGTGACCGACATCATGGGTGAAATTGCTTCCGCTTCCGGTGAACAGAGCCGTGGCATCGACCTGGTGGGGGCTGCCGTCAGCGAAATGGATCGCGTTACCCAGCAGAATGCTGCGCTGGTGGAACAGTCTGCGGCGGCAGCGGCTTTGCTGGAAAAACAGTCCGGCGGGCTTAAACAGGCGATGGCGGTGTTCCAAATCGGTAAAGAAAATCTCACTGCGGCCGTTAATAACTCTGGCGTGCCGCTTTCTTCCCGTCTGTCGCCTGTTGCCACGGCAAAAAAAGCCGAGCCGAAGGCGGCTGGCCCTGACGAAAACTGGGAAACGTTTTAA
- a CDS encoding methyl-accepting chemotaxis protein, with amino-acid sequence MLSRLRISGTIICLFGLFCLMQMLASGLSFNSFRLDAHNLYQVEISGAQRDTLGESWAALLSARLNLSRASNRAALNRPHDQVLTLMDKAQTDLAMAEKAFNAFQAIATVTPEGEALKQDITVAYGVYYQELVQLTDYLQKNQLQAFLDSPTQGKQEQFQRLYSRWMKHIDVLRDHAGEASKGFYLQSKVIFVTAVVLSLLLTLTAMLWAKRSLIAPLARMRSHFERISRGDLNGQIEAGGSNELGQLFNSLQHMQQALALTVRDVRDGSRSMQTGIQEIATGNNDLSARTEQQAASLAETAASMEQLTATVAANADNARQASDLARLASGTARKGGTLTDNVVTTMNDIADSSKKIADITSVIDGIAFQTNILALNAAVEAARAGEQGRGFAVVAGEVRNLAQRSAGAAKEIKTLIEESVSRVGQGAGLVATAGETMGEIVQSVNRVSDIMGEIAAASDEQRRGIEQVALAVSQMDQVTQQNAALVEEGAAATGALEAQAGQLTATVSRFVLDAGQKSDGFAGHKVGREAK; translated from the coding sequence ATGTTAAGTCGTTTACGTATTTCTGGCACCATTATCTGCCTGTTTGGCCTTTTCTGCCTGATGCAGATGCTGGCCAGCGGCTTGTCGTTTAACTCTTTCCGGCTTGATGCCCACAATCTGTATCAGGTCGAGATCAGCGGCGCTCAGCGCGATACATTAGGCGAGAGCTGGGCGGCACTGCTGAGCGCCCGTCTCAATTTGAGCCGTGCGAGTAACCGTGCCGCGCTTAATCGTCCTCATGATCAGGTACTCACCCTGATGGACAAGGCACAGACTGACCTGGCTATGGCCGAGAAAGCGTTTAACGCTTTTCAGGCGATCGCTACGGTAACGCCCGAAGGCGAGGCGTTAAAGCAGGATATTACAGTGGCTTATGGCGTGTACTACCAAGAACTGGTGCAGCTGACTGACTATCTACAAAAAAATCAGCTACAGGCATTTCTCGACTCGCCCACGCAGGGCAAACAGGAGCAGTTCCAGCGGCTATACAGCCGCTGGATGAAGCACATTGATGTGCTGCGCGATCATGCCGGTGAAGCCAGTAAGGGTTTTTACCTGCAGTCCAAAGTGATATTCGTCACAGCGGTAGTGCTGTCGCTGCTGCTAACGCTCACCGCAATGCTTTGGGCAAAGCGCAGCCTGATTGCGCCGCTGGCACGAATGCGCAGCCACTTTGAACGTATTTCGCGCGGCGATCTGAATGGCCAGATCGAAGCGGGGGGCAGCAATGAGCTGGGCCAGTTATTTAACAGCCTGCAGCATATGCAACAGGCGCTGGCATTGACAGTGCGTGACGTGCGTGATGGCAGTCGCAGCATGCAGACCGGTATTCAGGAGATCGCCACCGGTAACAACGATTTGTCTGCACGCACCGAGCAGCAGGCGGCATCGCTGGCCGAGACGGCGGCCAGTATGGAACAGCTGACCGCAACGGTGGCGGCCAACGCTGATAACGCACGCCAGGCTTCAGATCTGGCGCGCTTAGCTTCAGGCACTGCGCGAAAAGGCGGTACGTTGACCGATAACGTAGTGACCACCATGAATGATATTGCCGACAGCTCGAAGAAGATAGCCGATATTACCAGCGTGATTGATGGTATCGCCTTCCAGACTAATATTCTGGCGCTCAACGCGGCGGTAGAAGCGGCGCGCGCCGGCGAGCAGGGGCGTGGTTTTGCCGTGGTGGCCGGTGAAGTACGTAATCTGGCGCAGCGCAGCGCCGGGGCGGCGAAAGAGATCAAGACGCTGATTGAAGAGTCCGTTTCACGCGTCGGCCAGGGAGCCGGGCTGGTGGCTACCGCCGGAGAAACCATGGGTGAGATTGTACAAAGCGTTAATCGGGTCAGCGACATTATGGGCGAAATCGCCGCCGCCAGTGACGAACAACGGCGTGGCATTGAACAGGTGGCGCTGGCGGTCAGCCAGATGGATCAGGTTACCCAGCAGAATGCCGCGCTGGTTGAAGAGGGAGCCGCCGCCACCGGCGCGCTGGAGGCACAAGCCGGGCAATTGACGGCAACGGTCAGCCGCTTCGTGCTGGATGCCGGTCAGAAGAGTGACGGATTTGCTGGCCACAAAGTCGGCAGAGAAGCCAAATAA